The following coding sequences lie in one Deltaproteobacteria bacterium HGW-Deltaproteobacteria-18 genomic window:
- the flgC gene encoding flagellar basal body rod protein FlgC, with the protein MDFMTAIDVGASALKAERTHLNVISMNLANAKTTRTVDGGPYRRKEVIFKETEVQSPFSKAMNSALDQDVKGVRVDSVQNDRRPLKQVYEPGHPDANEEGYVSYPDINVVEEMTNMLSAMRAYEANVSTITTSKSMFSKALEIGR; encoded by the coding sequence ATGGACTTCATGACCGCCATCGATGTCGGAGCGTCCGCGCTCAAGGCCGAACGCACCCATTTGAATGTCATCTCCATGAACCTGGCCAACGCCAAGACGACCAGGACCGTGGACGGAGGCCCCTACCGCCGCAAGGAAGTCATCTTCAAGGAAACCGAAGTGCAGAGCCCCTTCTCCAAGGCCATGAACTCGGCCCTGGATCAGGACGTCAAAGGGGTCCGGGTCGATTCCGTCCAGAACGACAGGCGACCGCTCAAGCAGGTCTACGAGCCGGGGCACCCGGATGCCAACGAAGAAGGCTATGTCAGCTATCCTGACATCAACGTGGTGGAAGAGATGACCAACATGCTCTCGGCCATGCGCGCGTACGAGGCCAACGTCTCGACCATCACCACGTCCAAGAGCATGTTTTCCAAGGCCCTCGAAATCGGGCGATAG
- the flgB gene encoding flagellar basal body rod protein FlgB has product MKSLFPDHIDLTAKVMDFQLQRQNIVSANLANINTPGYKARTLEFEKDLQAALGLSEAGAVSRTHPDHFPVAFAADKTEASVTKSLTPRVVQGVDNVDLDKEMAVMAKNNLLYNTLATVMQKSLSGLKQTIADGGK; this is encoded by the coding sequence ATGAAAAGCTTGTTTCCCGATCACATTGATCTGACGGCCAAGGTCATGGATTTTCAGCTTCAGCGTCAAAACATCGTCAGCGCCAACCTGGCGAACATCAACACGCCCGGCTACAAGGCCCGCACCCTGGAGTTTGAAAAAGACCTGCAGGCCGCCCTCGGCCTCTCCGAAGCCGGTGCCGTGTCCCGCACACATCCGGACCACTTTCCGGTCGCCTTTGCCGCTGACAAGACCGAGGCCAGCGTAACCAAATCGTTGACGCCGCGAGTGGTGCAGGGCGTGGACAACGTGGACCTGGACAAGGAAATGGCCGTCATGGCCAAGAACAACCTCCTTTACAACACGCTTGCGACGGTGATGCAGAAAAGCCTCTCCGGCCTGAAGCAGACTATCGCTGACGGAGGCAAATAA